One part of the Halobacteriovoraceae bacterium genome encodes these proteins:
- a CDS encoding AAA family ATPase, which translates to MSQRCELEVFCGTGGVGKTTLATSRAIHLASLGRRVLLITIDPARRLKQVLGLDLHKFGKIEEVNLTLENNQHITFDAELLNPKETLKRISGANDDVHSNPILDILLRPYGGLNEIMSVLEVQFHLEQNNYETIVLDTPPGQHFIDFVEAAKKIETFFDNSFLDFFAYLNKKIETNVRPPSFLKKIVSSGVKKLLGYLEIVTGKDFVELFVDTIYILNLNKEVFLTAKDFQLQLKNEEYNHWFVILSVEQSKVDSMQDLLSQFNEITKGKKTILINKSLKSTLDAINLDTISEIEKTLLNNFLTKENIALNSLDKHNIPVLKFGLISDQDPLNQAKELAVYWKSY; encoded by the coding sequence ATGTCACAAAGATGTGAATTAGAAGTATTTTGTGGGACAGGTGGCGTTGGGAAAACAACATTAGCAACATCTAGGGCCATTCATCTTGCTTCCCTAGGACGAAGAGTACTTCTCATCACAATAGATCCTGCAAGAAGACTAAAACAAGTCTTAGGACTAGACCTACATAAATTTGGGAAAATTGAAGAAGTTAATTTAACACTTGAAAACAATCAACACATTACTTTTGATGCTGAATTACTTAATCCAAAAGAAACTTTAAAAAGAATTTCTGGTGCAAATGATGATGTACATTCAAATCCTATCCTTGATATTTTATTAAGGCCATATGGAGGACTTAATGAAATTATGTCTGTGTTAGAAGTACAATTTCATTTAGAACAAAATAATTATGAGACGATTGTATTAGATACACCACCTGGTCAACATTTCATTGATTTTGTTGAGGCCGCAAAAAAAATAGAAACTTTCTTTGACAATTCCTTCTTAGATTTTTTTGCCTATTTAAATAAGAAAATTGAAACCAATGTGAGGCCACCATCTTTTCTAAAAAAAATTGTCTCTTCAGGTGTAAAGAAATTATTAGGATATCTCGAAATTGTCACCGGTAAAGATTTTGTCGAGCTGTTTGTTGACACAATTTATATCCTCAATTTAAATAAAGAAGTCTTTCTCACGGCAAAAGATTTTCAACTCCAACTTAAAAACGAAGAATATAACCATTGGTTTGTAATCTTATCTGTTGAACAGAGTAAAGTCGATAGTATGCAAGATTTACTTTCGCAGTTTAATGAAATCACAAAAGGGAAGAAAACGATTTTAATTAACAAATCCCTCAAATCTACTCTTGATGCAATAAATCTTGATACCATATCTGAAATTGAAAAAACTTTACTTAACAATTTCTTAACGAAAGAAAATATTGCATTGAACTCTTTAGACAAACATAATATTCCTGTTCTAAAATTTGGTCTGATTTCTGATCAAGACCCTTTGAATCAGGCCAAAGAGTTAGCTGTATATTGGAAATCTTATTAA
- a CDS encoding glutamate--cysteine ligase, with protein MAHITSKQMLEEFVLSNWNCINKHIDKLMEKTPPPLYTSVDIREGHEKFAPVDNNLFPAGFNNLCQRDLDNASLVFANIFEKQNIKVVGIYPESNTRNLFYLDHLAILGKTIRDAGVEVYFLTLDETLFEDNDQIVLTSQSKYSLTFHLANVVENRLKIKAAHKIDLCILNNDQSKKIGIHLEDLDTKICPHPELGWYNREKSIHFELYSQVLEEFCKEFSIDPNLMQAKFKAVHDVDFSEKEGLELLATQVDNLKKEIDTMQSVFIKANKGTYGMGISVVESGQEILDLNRKGRNKMDIGKNNLKFTSIIAQEGVETIIKYDSMPAEITIYLVNGQSVGGFMRANNQKDARSNLNSKGMVFKKFCISEIKENQDHNIKEALYSIIARLSTLAAGHEIKRFGAE; from the coding sequence ATGGCCCATATTACAAGTAAACAGATGCTTGAAGAGTTTGTTCTGTCAAATTGGAATTGTATCAACAAACATATTGATAAGCTCATGGAAAAAACCCCTCCCCCGCTCTACACAAGTGTTGATATTCGTGAAGGTCATGAAAAATTTGCTCCAGTAGATAATAATCTCTTTCCTGCAGGGTTTAACAATCTTTGTCAGAGAGATCTCGATAACGCTTCATTAGTTTTTGCAAACATATTCGAAAAACAAAATATAAAAGTAGTTGGAATCTATCCCGAATCAAACACAAGAAATCTTTTTTACCTAGATCATCTGGCCATACTAGGAAAAACAATTCGAGATGCAGGGGTAGAAGTCTATTTTTTGACATTGGATGAAACTCTTTTCGAAGATAACGATCAGATCGTTTTAACCAGTCAATCAAAATATTCTTTAACGTTTCATTTAGCGAATGTCGTTGAAAATAGACTTAAAATTAAGGCGGCTCACAAGATTGATCTATGTATTTTGAACAATGACCAATCTAAAAAAATTGGAATTCATTTAGAAGATTTGGATACTAAAATTTGCCCACACCCGGAACTAGGATGGTACAATAGAGAAAAATCAATCCATTTTGAACTTTATTCACAAGTCCTTGAAGAGTTTTGCAAAGAATTTTCAATCGATCCAAACCTGATGCAAGCAAAGTTTAAGGCCGTTCACGATGTCGATTTTAGTGAAAAAGAAGGACTGGAGTTACTTGCAACTCAGGTAGACAACTTAAAGAAAGAAATCGACACAATGCAAAGTGTCTTTATAAAGGCCAATAAAGGTACATATGGAATGGGTATTAGTGTCGTCGAAAGCGGGCAAGAAATCTTAGATTTAAATCGTAAGGGCCGCAATAAAATGGATATAGGAAAAAATAACTTAAAATTCACATCAATTATTGCTCAAGAAGGTGTTGAGACCATCATAAAGTATGATAGTATGCCCGCCGAGATTACAATATATTTGGTGAATGGCCAAAGCGTAGGTGGCTTTATGCGGGCAAATAATCAAAAAGATGCTAGAAGTAATTTGAATAGTAAAGGAATGGTTTTCAAAAAGTTTTGCATCAGCGAGATTAAAGAAAACCAAGATCACAATATTAAAGAGGCGCTCTACTCTATCATAGCAAGGTTATCAACTCTTGCTGCAGGCCATGAGATAAAGAGATTTGGGGCCGAATAA
- a CDS encoding cysteine synthase family protein, translating into MKGAKENILQAIGNTPIVKLNSITKNIASEIYVKCEFMNPGGSIKDRIGAYILEKSEKAGLIKPGATIIEGTSGNTGVGLAMYCNIKGYKSIFVMADKQSQEKINNLKAFGAQVILCPTNVAPESPESYYSVSKRLANEIPNSIYINQYDNLLNRDTHVNMTGPEIYKQTEGDFDVFMAGIGTGGTISGNGMYLKSKMPNLKVVAVDIDGSILRHYHETGEISQARPYVLEGIGEDIIPLNVNFDIIDQFVTVYDKECFLMTRRLLQEEGIYAGGSSGAVVQGALRYAESLKEPKKILCILPDSGNRYASKIYNDEWMKKGGYLSE; encoded by the coding sequence ATGAAAGGGGCCAAAGAAAACATCTTGCAAGCAATTGGTAACACGCCCATTGTGAAGCTCAACAGTATTACTAAAAACATCGCGTCTGAAATATATGTAAAATGTGAATTTATGAATCCCGGTGGTTCTATAAAAGATAGAATTGGGGCTTATATTTTAGAAAAATCAGAAAAAGCTGGTTTAATTAAACCTGGTGCGACAATTATTGAAGGTACTTCTGGAAATACAGGAGTGGGTCTGGCCATGTATTGCAATATTAAAGGTTATAAATCAATCTTTGTCATGGCAGACAAACAGTCACAAGAAAAAATAAATAATCTTAAGGCCTTTGGTGCACAGGTTATTTTATGCCCTACCAATGTTGCTCCTGAATCGCCTGAATCTTACTATAGTGTTTCAAAACGACTAGCAAATGAAATTCCAAATTCAATTTATATTAATCAATACGACAATCTTTTGAACCGAGATACACATGTTAATATGACTGGCCCTGAAATCTATAAGCAAACGGAAGGTGATTTCGATGTTTTTATGGCCGGAATTGGTACTGGGGGAACAATTTCAGGGAATGGTATGTATTTAAAATCAAAAATGCCTAATTTAAAAGTTGTAGCAGTTGATATAGATGGTTCAATTCTTAGGCACTATCACGAAACTGGAGAAATCTCTCAGGCCAGGCCATATGTCTTGGAAGGTATTGGAGAGGATATTATACCTCTAAATGTAAATTTTGATATTATCGATCAATTTGTCACTGTCTACGATAAAGAATGTTTTCTTATGACAAGAAGACTTTTACAAGAAGAAGGGATCTATGCGGGAGGATCATCTGGAGCAGTTGTGCAAGGAGCACTAAGATATGCGGAGTCTCTTAAAGAACCCAAGAAAATCCTCTGCATCCTACCTGATTCAGGAAATCGTTATGCTTCAAAGATTTATAATGACGAATGGATGAAAAAGGGTGGCTACCTTTCAGAATAA
- a CDS encoding PLP-dependent transferase has protein sequence MSKNFKDLHFDSKIIHVGNEPDRTTGSIIPPIYQTSTYVQKSPGDHKGYEYTRSHNPTRSRLEECLASLENSKHCLVTASGMSAVMLIMHALPAKSKIICGDDVYGGTYRQFSTIMNSMHEFTFADTTDLKLLEKLLKDKRPNLLWLESPTNPMLKITDIKKVCALAKKTNTMVVVDNTFMSPYFQNPLELGADIVLHSMTKYINGHSDVVAGCLMTNDKKFYDRLWYMQNSIGPCQSPFDSWLILRSLKTLSVRMRAHEANAKKIALFLEGHPKVKRVIYPGLKSHPQHLIAKKQMHGFGAMISFMIKGDLKAAKIFLKNVNLFSLAESLGGVESLIEHPAIMTHASVPKSEREKLGISDSLIRISVGIENVDDLIDDLKSAFAKC, from the coding sequence ATGTCCAAAAATTTTAAGGACCTGCATTTTGATAGTAAAATTATTCACGTGGGTAATGAACCGGATAGAACGACAGGATCTATCATTCCTCCCATATATCAAACTTCAACCTATGTCCAAAAATCCCCTGGTGACCATAAAGGTTATGAATATACCCGAAGCCACAATCCGACTCGATCTAGATTAGAAGAATGCCTGGCCTCATTGGAAAATTCAAAGCACTGCCTCGTCACTGCAAGCGGAATGTCTGCTGTGATGCTCATAATGCATGCTCTTCCGGCCAAGAGTAAAATAATCTGTGGAGATGACGTTTATGGAGGAACCTATAGACAGTTTTCGACAATTATGAATTCAATGCATGAATTTACATTCGCTGATACAACAGACTTAAAACTACTTGAGAAATTATTAAAAGATAAAAGGCCAAATCTTTTGTGGTTAGAAAGTCCAACCAATCCAATGCTTAAAATAACGGATATTAAAAAGGTTTGTGCCTTAGCTAAAAAGACCAACACAATGGTTGTGGTTGATAACACTTTTATGAGTCCGTATTTCCAAAACCCACTTGAATTAGGTGCTGATATTGTACTTCATTCAATGACGAAATATATAAATGGGCATAGTGACGTTGTTGCAGGATGCTTGATGACTAATGATAAAAAATTCTATGATCGACTTTGGTATATGCAAAACTCAATTGGCCCTTGTCAGTCTCCCTTTGATTCATGGTTAATTTTAAGAAGTTTAAAAACGTTGTCTGTTAGAATGCGCGCACATGAAGCGAATGCTAAAAAAATAGCTTTATTCCTAGAAGGACATCCCAAAGTAAAAAGAGTTATCTATCCAGGTTTGAAGTCTCATCCACAACACTTAATTGCAAAAAAACAAATGCATGGTTTTGGAGCGATGATTTCTTTTATGATTAAAGGGGATCTAAAAGCTGCAAAGATTTTTCTAAAAAATGTAAATCTCTTTTCACTAGCAGAAAGTTTAGGAGGAGTAGAGAGTTTAATTGAACATCCAGCAATAATGACTCACGCTTCAGTTCCTAAGAGTGAAAGAGAAAAGTTAGGGATATCAGACAGTCTTATTAGAATCTCTGTCGGGATAGAAAACGTAGATGATCTTATTGATGATCTTAAATCAGCTTTCGCCAAATGTTAA